A window from Vulpes vulpes isolate BD-2025 chromosome 9, VulVul3, whole genome shotgun sequence encodes these proteins:
- the LOC140594056 gene encoding LOW QUALITY PROTEIN: large ribosomal subunit protein uL23-like (The sequence of the model RefSeq protein was modified relative to this genomic sequence to represent the inferred CDS: inserted 1 base in 1 codon) has product MAPKAKKEAPAPPKAEAKAKXLKAKKAVLKGVHSHKKKKIRTSPTFRGPKTLRLQRQPKYPQKSAPRRNKLDHYAIIKFPLTTESAMKKIEDNNTLVFIVDVKANKHQIKQAVKKLYDIDVAKVNTLIRPDGEKKAYVRLAPDYDALDVANKIGII; this is encoded by the exons ATGGCACcgaaggcgaagaaggaagcccctgcccctcccaaagctgaagccaaagcaa gcttgaaagctaagaaagcggtgctgaaaggcgtgcacagtcacaaaaaaaagaagatccgcacgtcacctacattccgaGGACCCAAGACCTTGCGTCTCCAAAGGCAGCCAAAATATCCTCAAAAgagcgcccccaggagaaacaagcttgatcactatgccatcatcaagttccccttaactactgagtcagccatgaagaaaatagaagacaacaacacacttgtgttcattgtggatgtcaaggccaataagcaccagatcaaacaggctgtgaagaagctctatgacattgatgtggccaaggtcaacaccttgatcaggcctgatggagagaagaaagcatatgttcgactggctcctgactatgatgctttggatgttgccaacaaaattgggatcatctaa